Proteins encoded in a region of the Oncorhynchus gorbuscha isolate QuinsamMale2020 ecotype Even-year linkage group LG16, OgorEven_v1.0, whole genome shotgun sequence genome:
- the LOC124000648 gene encoding probetacellulin-like — protein MAKAYSLYVGMVTVLALCKYSLAEWNTTEQLVNNTVSLHHQGNTNNFKDSIETATQAKKSGHFTKCPKELRQYCIHGSCRFVKEQNTPSCRCERGYIGSRCEYVDLASRLGDKRQIIVACVIAVLVFLILLITFICICAHRHKLCRRKKRRKEETRNGTEKLNMIMMNTNGMHVASSDSVETSDTNAV, from the exons TTTTGGCCCTGTGTAAATACTCTCTGGCTGAATGGAATACAACTGAGCAGCTGGTGAACAACACTGTGTCCCTCCATCACCAAGGCAACACAAACAACTTCAAAG actcAATAGAAACTGCAACTCAAGCCAAAAAGAGCGGCCATTTCACCAAATGTCCAAAGGAGTTAAGACAATACTGTATCCATGGGTCATGTCGCTTTGTAAAGGAACAGAATACTCCTTCATGCAG ATGTGAGAGAGGGTACATTGGGTCCAGGTGTGAGTATGTTGATCTGGCCTCGCGTCTAGGTGACAAGAGGCAGATCATCGTAGCCTGTGTGATAGCAGTATTGGTCTTCCTCATACTGCTCATCACATTCATCTGCATCTGTGCACA TCGACATAAACTTTGCAGAcggaagaagagaaggaaagaggagacgAGGAATGGAACAGAGAAGCTCAATATGATTATGATGAACACAAATGGAATGCATGTAGCTTCATCAGATTCAGTAGAAACCTCAGACACCAATGCAGTATGA